A window of the bacterium genome harbors these coding sequences:
- the scpB gene encoding SMC-Scp complex subunit ScpB, translated as MEDTKTKSIIEALIFSQENSLSEKMLAKILEKKEDIIKSAIYELKEDFKDRAIELTNIAGGWKFQTKKEFFPWIEKLSPSKKTKLSKQALVTLAIIAYNQPITKQEIERIRGVDSSGAIHSLLDCEFVEIAGVKKAPGNPFLYRTTKKFLLSTGLPDISALPKIE; from the coding sequence ATGGAAGACACTAAAACAAAGTCCATAATTGAGGCATTGATATTCTCGCAAGAAAACTCCTTATCAGAAAAGATGCTTGCAAAAATCCTTGAAAAGAAAGAGGATATTATAAAATCCGCAATTTATGAATTAAAAGAGGATTTTAAAGATAGGGCTATTGAGCTTACAAATATCGCCGGTGGATGGAAATTTCAGACAAAAAAAGAATTTTTCCCCTGGATAGAAAAGCTTTCTCCTTCCAAGAAAACAAAATTGTCAAAGCAAGCCCTTGTTACATTAGCCATTATTGCCTATAATCAGCCCATAACAAAGCAAGAGATAGAGAGAATAAGGGGCGTAGATTCATCTGGTGCGATACATAGCCTTCTTGATTGCGAATTTGTTGAGATAGCTGGAGTAAAGAAAGCTCCGGGAAATCCATTTCTCTACAGGACAACAAAGAAATTCCTTTTAAGCACAGGCCTTCCTGATATATCAGCCCTTCCAAAGATAGAATGA
- the rny gene encoding ribonuclease Y, whose protein sequence is MNSIYIYIIIAISASLLGILIGYIIRKAYEKITKKEAQKEAERIIEDAKKESISLKEKLQLEAKETLHKERIELEKENKREKANLTRQEERVKRREQDLDRRQDGIRRQEERLKREEENLKKRETEIQETKKEELKKLEEISNMSIDEVKKMLIAEVEQEARYESAKIIKKVEDETREEAERKACEILAESIGRLASSYVAENTISTVSLSSEDMKGRVIGREGRNIKTFELVTGTEVIIDDTPDVVTISSFDPVRREIARVSLERLIADGRIHPGRIEEVVGRVKEEIEGIMKEEAKSVALSLGIHNLTPREMELLGRLKYRTSYGQNVLQHSIEVVHIASIMASELGIKDLRLVKRASLLHDIGKAVPSKEEGSHIEIAEGILKQAGEDELLINAVVAHHGHFPFKSIEAVLVQAADAVSASRPGARRDTIEAYIKRLEKLEEVANSFSGVEKAYAIQAGREMRVIVKSEEIDDVKTFGLAKDIAKKIQEELEYPGLVKVNVIREIRAVEYAK, encoded by the coding sequence ATGAATAGCATTTATATCTACATCATTATTGCTATATCTGCATCTTTATTGGGAATTTTAATTGGATACATTATAAGGAAGGCTTATGAGAAAATAACAAAAAAAGAGGCGCAGAAAGAGGCAGAAAGGATAATAGAGGATGCAAAAAAAGAGTCTATTTCTCTAAAGGAAAAGCTACAATTAGAGGCAAAAGAGACGCTCCATAAAGAAAGAATTGAGCTTGAAAAGGAAAATAAAAGGGAGAAGGCAAATCTTACAAGGCAAGAAGAAAGGGTAAAAAGGAGGGAGCAGGATCTTGATAGAAGGCAGGATGGAATAAGAAGGCAGGAAGAAAGGCTAAAAAGGGAAGAGGAAAATTTAAAGAAAAGGGAGACAGAAATTCAAGAGACAAAAAAAGAAGAGCTTAAGAAGCTTGAAGAAATTTCCAATATGAGCATTGATGAGGTAAAAAAGATGCTTATTGCTGAGGTGGAGCAGGAGGCAAGGTATGAATCGGCAAAGATAATAAAGAAAGTAGAAGATGAAACAAGGGAAGAGGCGGAAAGGAAGGCTTGCGAAATATTAGCAGAATCAATTGGTAGGCTTGCCTCTTCCTATGTTGCAGAAAATACCATCTCCACGGTTTCTCTCTCATCAGAGGATATGAAGGGAAGGGTTATTGGAAGGGAGGGAAGGAATATTAAAACATTTGAATTGGTAACAGGGACAGAGGTAATTATTGATGATACGCCTGATGTTGTTACCATTTCATCTTTTGATCCTGTAAGAAGGGAGATAGCAAGGGTTTCTCTGGAAAGGCTAATAGCTGATGGAAGAATCCACCCAGGAAGAATAGAGGAAGTAGTAGGTAGGGTAAAGGAGGAGATAGAGGGAATAATGAAGGAAGAGGCTAAATCTGTTGCCTTAAGCCTTGGGATTCATAATCTTACACCAAGGGAGATGGAATTGCTTGGAAGGCTTAAGTATAGAACAAGCTATGGCCAAAATGTTTTACAGCATAGCATTGAGGTCGTTCATATAGCCTCTATAATGGCTTCTGAGCTTGGGATAAAGGATTTGAGGCTTGTTAAAAGAGCCTCCCTTCTTCATGACATTGGAAAGGCTGTTCCTTCAAAAGAAGAGGGCTCCCATATTGAAATAGCAGAAGGGATTTTAAAGCAGGCAGGGGAAGACGAGCTTCTTATCAATGCTGTTGTTGCTCACCATGGACATTTTCCTTTTAAAAGCATTGAGGCTGTTCTTGTTCAAGCTGCTGATGCTGTCTCTGCTTCTAGGCCAGGGGCTAGAAGGGATACTATTGAGGCATATATAAAGAGGCTTGAAAAGCTGGAAGAGGTAGCAAATAGCTTTTCCGGCGTAGAAAAGGCTTATGCTATCCAGGCAGGAAGGGAGATGAGGGTTATTGTTAAATCAGAGGAGATAGATGATGTAAAAACCTTTGGTTTGGCAAAGGATATAGCAAAGAAGATACAGGAAGAGCTTGAATACCCTGGATTAGTAAAGGTAAATGTAATCCGCGAAATCAGGGCTGTGGAATATGCGAAATAA
- the bioA gene encoding adenosylmethionine--8-amino-7-oxononanoate transaminase, protein MNLIENDLKYIWHPYTQMKDCEELPPILIERAEGVKLYDISGNVYYDTIASWWCNVHGHCHPRIISAIKEQIEKLDHILFAGFTHKNAIALAERLILITPKSLTKVFFSDNGSTSIETALKMSFKYWKNLGCKEKSSFLSLDLGYHGDTMGAMSISNVFNSAFKSLLFSSYRAKSPYCYRCPNGLTRESCNISCIGSMEKILEQKASKICGVIIEPLVLGAGGIIVYPKEYLEMIENLCKKYNVHLILDEVATGFGRTGKMFASDYVNISPDFLCLSKGITSGWLPLGATLTTNEIYQAFYGDYKKTFFHGHTYTANPISTRIALESLKIFEEEKTLQRIENIIPQFHKNLERFRNLSLVGDVRFIGLIGAFELVSDKKTKKPFPSNKRIGFEVYKKGLENGLILRPLGNIVYLFLPLSIKEEELNDVLDRTYSVLSESKKFIDKS, encoded by the coding sequence ATGAACTTAATTGAAAATGACCTAAAATACATCTGGCATCCATATACACAGATGAAGGATTGTGAAGAGCTTCCTCCCATATTGATAGAAAGGGCAGAAGGTGTAAAGCTCTATGATATTTCTGGAAATGTCTATTATGATACAATTGCAAGCTGGTGGTGTAATGTCCATGGACATTGCCATCCCAGAATAATCTCTGCAATTAAGGAGCAAATTGAGAAATTAGACCATATTCTATTTGCAGGATTTACCCATAAAAATGCCATTGCTCTTGCCGAAAGGCTTATCTTGATTACACCAAAAAGCCTTACAAAGGTTTTCTTTTCAGATAATGGCTCAACATCAATTGAGACAGCCCTTAAAATGTCGTTTAAATATTGGAAAAATTTAGGCTGTAAAGAGAAAAGCTCATTTTTATCCCTTGATTTGGGCTACCATGGAGATACAATGGGTGCGATGAGCATCTCAAATGTATTTAATAGTGCATTCAAATCCTTGCTTTTTAGCTCATACAGGGCAAAATCGCCATATTGCTATAGATGCCCAAATGGACTAACAAGGGAATCCTGCAATATTTCTTGTATTGGCTCTATGGAAAAAATCCTGGAACAAAAAGCATCCAAAATATGTGGGGTAATTATTGAGCCATTGGTATTGGGAGCAGGTGGAATTATAGTCTACCCAAAGGAATATCTGGAAATGATAGAAAATCTTTGCAAAAAATACAATGTTCATCTCATTTTAGATGAGGTTGCAACAGGATTTGGAAGGACAGGAAAGATGTTTGCTTCTGATTATGTCAATATCTCTCCTGATTTCCTTTGCCTTTCAAAGGGAATAACCTCTGGATGGCTTCCATTAGGAGCAACCCTGACAACAAATGAGATTTATCAGGCATTCTATGGGGATTACAAAAAGACCTTTTTTCATGGCCATACATACACAGCAAACCCTATATCAACAAGAATTGCCCTAGAAAGCCTTAAAATTTTTGAGGAAGAAAAGACATTACAAAGAATAGAAAATATAATTCCTCAATTCCACAAAAATTTAGAAAGGTTTAGAAACCTTTCCCTTGTTGGCGATGTAAGGTTCATTGGGCTAATTGGTGCTTTTGAGCTTGTTTCTGACAAGAAAACAAAAAAACCATTTCCTTCTAATAAAAGAATAGGGTTTGAGGTTTATAAAAAAGGGCTTGAAAATGGTCTTATCTTAAGACCATTAGGGAATATCGTCTATCTTTTTTTACCCTTATCCATAAAAGAGGAGGAACTTAATGATGTTCTGGATAGAACTTATTCTGTTTTGTCCGAAAGCAAGAAATTTATTGACAAATCTTAA
- the rsmD gene encoding 16S rRNA (guanine(966)-N(2))-methyltransferase RsmD, with translation MQIPKPGIKTRPILAKVKKSLFSSLQDRLNGTYFLDLYAGTGSCGITALSKKASYCVFVERDKTQASKIREALENLKMDNARVITANVFSLRLKEAFDIIFLGPPYKDFLVNKTIYLIDKKALLKDNGIIIAQHHKKEEVEKKIGNLILERQKSFGETMLSFYKNENSNIG, from the coding sequence ATGCAAATCCCAAAGCCAGGAATAAAAACCAGGCCAATCCTTGCGAAGGTTAAAAAATCCCTATTTTCGTCACTACAAGATAGGCTAAACGGTACATATTTCCTTGACCTTTATGCAGGAACAGGCTCTTGTGGGATTACAGCTTTATCAAAAAAGGCAAGCTATTGTGTCTTTGTGGAAAGGGATAAAACCCAGGCAAGTAAGATAAGAGAGGCATTAGAGAATCTCAAAATGGATAATGCAAGGGTCATTACAGCAAATGTTTTTTCTTTGAGGCTGAAAGAGGCATTTGACATCATATTCCTTGGTCCACCATACAAAGATTTTCTTGTAAATAAAACAATTTATCTAATAGATAAAAAAGCCCTCTTAAAAGATAATGGAATAATCATAGCCCAGCATCATAAGAAAGAGGAAGTAGAAAAAAAGATTGGCAATTTAATTTTAGAAAGGCAGAAATCCTTTGGCGAAACAATGCTTTCTTTTTACAAAAATGAAAATAGCAATATCGGGTAA